The following are encoded together in the Phaseolus vulgaris cultivar G19833 chromosome 9, P. vulgaris v2.0, whole genome shotgun sequence genome:
- the LOC137820158 gene encoding uncharacterized protein isoform X2 produces MELNLESRYIQVTVQLLTSKTGFREFEQQRELRERGLQTTSDQGTHEESADSKESSPDQNMNNHINKVNSRVKLKRESKDVPHISSLEGESGVNEEYADSAVGFDGSSSTSESIYTEKHDISSTHEVDSLKSTVSGDLGGLSLSQSPQPDKGEAPDNQFPAQGSDRVHGWSIDYSAANSLAAASEDRSSSRLLGNLEAVESSILDLKLNVSSLQTHADEIGVETHKFSDQLATEISSGEELAKEVAVLKSECSKFRDEFEQLKNSKLSLPFPHKDPTATDQDKLFQNLQHKWVKGLLLMEDKLRDIQKVSLGFPERDFRFLNLELEALVEILQNLKQESGEPISGAKVVNERENKKMDLHKSEQFLTDIGSDAGLFQPESMAHYLSIPGLVSHEFDSVDPTLAMKEKIFELLREIDESKTERESLVRKMDQMECYYEALIQELEQNQRQMMAELQNLRNEHSTCLYTISAGKTEMERMHQNMNEQMMKFSEDKRILETLNSEFERRAISAEAALKRARLNYSIAVGQLQKDLELLSCQVLSMHETNENLIKQTLSDSSLPNTDDNPEQVVYPKISEGHTSNRLLCQNHSSSLQRQHLGEDILLNDLKRSLQVQEGLYVQVEEEMSQMHFANMYSDVFSKALQETLFEASIDIQLMKEKISQLSQQLALTHESNELLVLRLQNAMNDILSLNEYKEICTAKSNDIALQNQILESNLKNLAHEKSLLIDKVNEMEVLLTEYRSYEGKYVACSTENSELKGLLKKESLENNHLHDEMSILQEELKSVRTKIDEQVSMKNNLQSNVTFLSDKLQKLLASYEESHSELSLCSRSAYLDSKCEDFEGLLLRIEELQQSAFQRILLLTEEKEILVHDKQKTLVSLNSAESNALVMKQKFEHDLQEMLHKITVSGALLQKLQLDFEVIIDRTSAGFEAEELYSQHHKEFLSGLDHLEAELQQLNSRNQDLAQEIIKLDTTSSELEMCKLTIAKIEEEKKDLESSLQEKTEESAKISSELDFLRKNLNSLHSELHAQKTVREKLEKTISNFSTELNEKQSQLQGKRDLELSLQEKTEESAMISSELDILKVDLHSLHNELHAEKTVRQKLEKTLSDLTTELNEKQTQLQGKKDLESSLQDKTEESAKISSELNFLEKNMHSLHNDLHAEKTVREILEKAVSDLTTELNEKQCQLQDSDLNRKELVHLKQMVSDLEFENSRISDLLQKSEKYLKDALKECSSISFLETLLSEMNEFCVATDIVMTFTGAQFNDHLEELAEKLHFTCRQLDLLHKKNFDVESELNRCLCRELTCIEENTRLLTSLDFLKSELEVLTAQNRELIDQNSAIMSEVKDHKNRTEEVSYTYVHERENVVEVARLEQLLESCRRDAEELFLSKEEAELKCIVLQDKLHELETAFTSLKQSDDELIRLQNQCNELTKRLAEQVLKTEEFKNLSIHLKELKDKAEAECLNAHDRRGHEGPPVAMQESLRIAFIKEQYESKLQELRQQLSLSKKHSEEMLWKLQDAIDETENRKKSEASQIKINEELGLKILDLEAELQAVLSDKRNLLNAYDLLKAEKECSAISLECCKQEKQELEASLVKCNLEKSKIEVELTLAKELVETSRSHANSLDKGNGTLSSSLNPQQIYNHETQSASLLINMQPEDPVAFSVMNGGQTLESEKDLQQEVMKHAASTESLKSSIDHLSKELEKMKNENMLPSVDGHSHDDPSFPGLQRELIQLHEANQELGNIFPVFDKLSVSGNALERVLALEIELAEALRTKKSNIQFQSSFLKQHGDEEAVFRSFRDINELIKDMLELKTRHSAVETELKEMHDRYSQLSLQFAEVEGERQKLMMSIKNTRASKKASS; encoded by the exons ATGGAACTGAACCTGGAGTCACGCTACAT CCAGGTCACAGTGCAGCTTCTCACTTCCAAAACTGGCTTCAG AGAATTTGAGCAGCAGAGGGAACTCAGAGAGAGGGGCCTACAGACAACCTCTGACCAAGGTACTCATGAGGAATCTGCTGATAGCAAAGAGTCATCTCCCGACCAGAATAtgaataatcatataaataag GTTAATTCAAGAGTGAAATTGAAAAGAGAATCTAAAGATGTCCCCCATATTTCTTCACTTGAAGGAGAGTCTGGGGTAAATGAAGAGTATGCTGATTCAGCTGTTGGCTTTGATGGTTCTTCTAGTACTTCTGAAAGCATATATACTGAGAAGCATGATATCTCTAGTACACATGAAGTGGACAGTCTTAAAAGCACAGTCTCTGGTGATTTAGGTGGACTATCCCTCAGTCAAAGTCCTCAGCCAGACAAAGGGGAGGCACCTGATAATCAGTTTCCAGCACAGGGTAGTGATCGGGTTCATGGTTGGAGCATAGACTATTCAGCTGCCAATAGTTTGGCTGCTGCTTCTGAAGATAGGAGCAGTAGTAGACTTTTGGGAAATTTGGAAGCAGTTGAGTCATCTATTCTTGATCTAAAATTGAATGTAAGTTCTTTGCAAACTCATGCTGATGAAATAGGTGTTGAAACACATAAGTTTTCTGATCAACTTGCAACTGAAATTTCATCTGGAGAAGAGTTAGCAAAGGAGGTTGCAGTACTAAAATCTGAATGTTCGAAGTTTAGAGATGAGTTTGAGCAgcttaaaaattctaaattgaGCTTACCATTCCCTCACAAAGATCCTACTGCTACAGATCAggataaattatttcaaaatttgcaGCACAAATGGGTTAAGGGGCTTTTGCTTATGGAAGATAAGTTAAGAGATATTCAGAAGGTGTCTCTGGGATTTCCTGAAAGAGATTTCCGGTTCCTTAACTTGGAGTTAGAAGCACTGGTTGaaattttacagaacctcaaaCAAGAATCTGGAGAGCCAATTTCTGGGGCCAAAGTTGTCAATGAAAGGGAGAACAAGAAAATGGATTTGCATAAAAGTGAACAATTTTTAACAGATATTGGGTCTGATGCAGGTTTATTTCAACCTGAAAGCATGGCTCATTATCTTTCCATACCTGGCCTTGTGTCTCACGAGTTTGATTCTGTTGATCCTACCCTTGCCATGAAAGAGAAAATTTTTGAACTTCTGAGAGAGATAGACGAGTCCAAAACCGAAAGGGAAAGCCTTGTACGCAAAATGGATCAGATGGAATGCTACTATGAAGCTCTTATTCAGGAACTTGAGCAGAATCAAAGGCAGATGATGGCTGAGTTGCAGAACCTTAGGAATGAACATTCTACTTGTCTGTACACAATTTCTGCTGGTAAGACCGAGATGGAGAGAATGCACCAGAATATGAATGAGCAGATGATGAAATTTTCTGAAGACAAGCGCATTTTGGAAACTCTGAACAGTGAGTTTGAAAGAAGGGCTATTTCTGCTGAAGCAGCCCTTAAAAGGGCCAGATTGAATTATTCTATTGCTGTTGGTCAATTGCAAAAAGATCTTGAACTGCTTTCTTGCCAAGTTCTTTCTATGCATGAGACAAATGAGAATCTCATAAAGCAGACCCTTTCTGATTCTTCACTTCCAAACACCGATGATAACCCAGAACAAGTGGTGTATCCTAAAATTTCAGAAGGTCATACTTCCAATCGATTGCTGTGTCAAAATCACAGTTCTTCCTTACAAAGACAACATTTGGGTGAAGACATTTTACTTAACGATTTGAAAAGATCACTTCAGGTGCAAGAGGGGTTATACGtacaagttgaagaagaaatgAGCCAAATGCATTTTGCAAATATGTACTCTGATGTGTTTTCTAAGGCTCTGCAAGAAACATTGTTTGAAGCAAGTATTGACATTCAACTCATGAAAGAGAAAATTTCTCAACTCTCTCAACAGCTGGCGCTTACACATGAATCCAATGAGTTATTGGTCTTGAGGTTGCAGAATGCTATGAATGATATCCTTTCACTAAATGAGTACAAGGAGATTTGCACAGCAAAGAGCAATGATATTGCTCTCCAAAACCAAATTTTAGagtcaaatttaaaaaatcttgCTCATGAAAAAAGTCTTCTTATTGATAAAGTTAATGAGATGGAAGTTCTTCTGACAGAGTATAGAAGTTACGAGGGAAAGTATGTGGCATGCAGTACAGAAAACTCAGAGTTGAAGGGTTTATTGAAAAAAGAGAGCCTAGAAAATAATCATCTTCATGATGAAATGTCCATTTTGCAGGAAGAGTTAAAGTCTGTGAGAACTAAAATTGATGAGCAAGTTTCGATGAAGAATAATCTACAGAGTAATGTCACCTTTTTGTCTGATAAGTTGCAGAAATTGCTGGCTTCGTATGAAGAAAGTCACAGTGAACTTTCTCTTTGTAGTAGATCTGCTTATTTGGATTCAAAATGTGAAGACTTTGAGGGTCTGTTATTGCGAATAGAAGAGCTGCAACAGAGTGCATTTCAAAGAATCCTACTACTCACTGAAGAGAAGGAGATTTTAGTGCATGATAAACAAAAAACTTTAGTATCTTTAAATTCCGCTGAATCAAATGCTCTAGTCATGAAACAGAAGTTTGAGCATGATTTGCAAGAGATGTTACATAAGATAACTGTGTCGGGTGCTCTGTTGCAGAAACTTCAGTTAGATTTTGAGGTGATCATTGACAGGACTAGTGCTGGTTTTGAAGCTGAAGAATTATACTCTCAGCATCACAAAGAATTTTTGTCTGGTCTTGATCATTTGGAAGCTGAACTGCAACAACTTAATTCCAGAAATCAGGACCTTGCACAGGAAATAATAAAGCTAGATACTACATCTAGTGAACTTGAAATGTGTAAACTGACCATAGCAAAAATTGAAGAGGAAAAGAAAGATTTGGAGTCATCTTTACAGGAAAAAACTGAAGAATCTGCCAAGATTTCATCTGAGCTTGATTTTTTGAGAAAGAACTTGAATTCTTTGCATAGTGAGTTGCATGCACAGAAAACTGTCAGAGAAAAGTTGGAGAAAACAATTTCCAATTTTTCCACTGAATTGAATGAGAAGCAAAGCCAGcttcagggaaagagagatttgGAGTTGTCTTTACAGGAGAAAACAGAAGAATCAGCCATGATATCATCTGAGCTTGATATTTTGAAGGTGGACTTACATTCTCTGCATAATGAGTTGCATGCTGAGAAAACTGTCCGACAAAAGTTGGAGAAAACACTTTCAGATCTTACCACAGAATTAAATGAGAAGCAGACTCAGCTGCAGGGAAAGAAAGATTTGGAGTCATCTTTACAGGATAAAACAGAAGAATCTGCCAAAATCTCATCTGAGCTAAATTTTTTGGAGAAGAACATGCATTCTCTGCATAATGATTTGCATGCTGAGAAAACTGTCAGAGAAATTTTGGAGAAAGCAGTTTCAGATCTTACCACAGAATTGAATGAGAAGCAATGCCAGCTACAGGATTCTGATCTGAACAGAAAAGAACTTGTCCATCTCAAGCAAATGGTGTCCGACTtagaatttgaaaattcaagaaTCTCAGATCTTCTACAGAAATCTGAGAAATATCTTAAAGATGCTTTAAAAGAATGTTCTTCTATTAGTTTTCTGGAAACTCTGTTATCTGAAATGAATGAATTTTGCGTAGCTACAGATATTGTCATGACTTTTACTGGAGCTCAGTTTAATGATCATTTGGAAGAGCTGGCTGAGAAGCTTCATTTCACTTGCAGGCAACTTGATCTGCTTCACAAGAAGAATTTTGATGTAGAATCTGAATTAAATCGCTGTCTTTGCAGAGAATTGACATGCATTGAAGAAAATACAAGATTGTTGACTAGTCTTGACTTCCTGAAGTCCGAGTTAGAGGTCTTGACTGCTCAGAATAGAGAACTAATTGATCAAAACAGTGCAATTATGTCAGAGGTTAAGGATCACAAGAATAGGACAGAAGAGGTCAGTTATACGTATGTGCATGAAAGAGAGAATGTCGTTGAGGTTGCAAGGCTGGAGCAATTGCTGGAAAGTTGTCGTAGAGATGCTGAAGAACTCTTTTTGTCTAAGGAAGAAGCTGAACTCAAGTGCATAGTTCTCCAGGACAAATTGCATGAACTGGAAACTGCATTCACTTCATTAAAACAATCAGATGATGAACTGATAAGGCTGCAGAACCAATGTAATGAGCTTACCAAGAGGCTTGCTGAACAGGTTTTGAAGACAGAGGAGTTTAAGAATTTGTCTATTCATCTGAAGGAACTGAAAGACAAAGCTGAGGCCGAGTGTCTTAATGCTCATGATAGAAGAGGACATGAAGGACCGCCAGTTGCTATGCAGGAGTCCTTGAGAATTGCATTTATCAAGGAACAATATGAATCGAAGTTGCAAGAACTAAGACAACAGTTGTCTTTGTCAAAAAAGCACAGCGAGGAAATGCTGTGGAAACTACAGGATGCAATTGATGAAACGGAGAATAGAAAAAAGTCTGAAGcttctcaaataaaaattaacgaAGAGCTGGGATTGAAGATCTTGGATTTGGAGGCTGAGTTACAGGCTGTACTTTCTGATAAACGTAATCTGTTAAATGCTTATGACCTGCTAAAGGCTGAAAAAGAGTGTTCCGCAATAAGCCTTGAATGTTGtaagcaagaaaagcaagagcttgaagcttCTCTTGTAAAATGCAATTTGGAGAAATCCAAAATTGAAGTAGAACTTACCTTGGCAAAGGAATTGGTGGAGACTTCGAGATCTCATGCAAATTCTCTAGACAAGGGCAATGGTACATTATCTTCTTCATTGAATCCTCAACAAATTTATAATCATGAGACACAGAGTGCAAGTTTGCTCATCAACATGCAACCCGAG GATCCTGTTGCATTTAGTGTTATGAATGGAGGACAAACTCTTGAAAGTGAAAAGGACTTGCAACAAGAAGTAATGAAGCATGCGGCATCAACCGAAAGTTTGAAATCTAGCATTGACCACTTGAGTAAAGAG CtggaaaagatgaaaaatgagAATATGCTCCCTTCAGTAGATGGTCATAGTCATGATGACCCAAGTTTCCCAGGTCTGCAAAGAGAACTGATTCAGCTACATGAG GCCAATCAAGAATTAGGAAACATATTCCCTGTATTCGATAAATTATCAGTCAGCGGTAATGCATTAGAAAGGGTGCTTGCTTTAGAGATTGAGCTTGCTGAAGCATTGCGGACCAAGAAATCAAACATCCAATTTCAGAG TTCTTTCTTGAAACAACATGGTGATGAGGAAGCAGTATTCCGAAGCTTCAGGGATATCAATGAGCTAATTAAAGATATGTTAGAACTAAAGACAAGACATTCTGCTGTGGAGACAGAACTGAAAGAGATGCATGACCGTTACTCTCAATTAAGTCTTCAATTTGCAGAGGTTGAAGGTGAGAGACAAAAACTCATGATGAGTATAAAGAATACTCGAGCATCTAAGAAGGCTTCAAGTTAA